Proteins co-encoded in one Nothobranchius furzeri strain GRZ-AD chromosome 4, NfurGRZ-RIMD1, whole genome shotgun sequence genomic window:
- the LOC107393457 gene encoding uncharacterized protein, which yields MLNMPLSLGPAEPIGSHWDLQLRVLKLYPALQSYFRSQGKAPNLIIKFLENQVCEAWLWFTHITTNCHCSMTPSKRWRKRRAAVHAAQHLCDLQEKLLERKAALFMGLKVKSILATQERPQVEVFKQSVHTFYEGCISYLQEWSSSFTDMKCFSWTLLEDPPGWDEVESSLRCVSSKLPNIHINETELFDEVTSVKTYTSDKIGLWDRDIKPADERWAEIFTHFKHQNVPFKNVAVICQFAMCLPGTNASVERIFSLMNNTWTNERNRLGLETLKALLITRVNFDGCSEFHARLVDNHSLLKKIHSNMKYA from the exons ATGTTGAACATGCCACTCTCCTTGGGACCAGCAGAACCGATTGGCTCTCACTGGGACCTGCAGTTGAGGGTTCTGAAGCTTTATCCAGCACTTCAGTCCTACTTCAGGTCTCAGGGAAAAGCACCAAATTTAATCATCAAGTTCCTAGAAAACCAAGTGTGTGAGGCCTGGTTGTGGTTTACACACATTACAACCAACTGTCACTGTTCAATGACACCATCAAAAAGAtggagaaagagaagagcagctgTCCACGCTGCACAGCACCTGTGTGATCTACAGGAGAAACTTTTGGAGAGGAAGGCCGCCCTCTTCATGGGATTAAAG GTGAAGAGCATTCTGGCTACCCAAGAGCGCCCtcaagtggaggtgtttaagCAAAGCGTCCACACCTTCTATGAAGGTTGCATCTCATATCTGCAGGAGTGGAGCTCCTCATTTACTGACATGAAGTGCTTCTCTTGGACCCTGCTCGAAGATCCACCAGGTTGGGATGAGGTTGAGAGCTCTCTGAGGTGTGTCTCCTCAAAGCTGCCAAACATTCACATCAATGAAACGGAGCTCTTTGACGAAGTTACTTCTGTCAAAACTTACACATCTGACAAGATTGGACTGTGGGACCGAGACATTAAACCAGCAGATGAGCGCTGGGCTGAAATCTTTACACATTTTAAGCATCAGAATGTCCCATTTAAAAATGTAGCCGTCATCTGCCAGTTTGCCATGTGCCTACCTGGCACAAACGCCTCTGTGGAACGCATTTTTTCTCTCATGAACAACACTTGGACCAATGAGAGAAATCGTTTGGGACTGGAAACTCTGAAGGCACTGCTCATTACTCGGGTGAACTTTGATGGCTGCTCTGAGTTTCATGCCAGACTTGTTGACAACCACAGTCTGCTTAAAAAGATTCACTCAAACATGAAATACGCTTAA